Sequence from the Polyangium spumosum genome:
GGATCGGCGGCTGCCTCGCCAACTGGACCGGGCTCCGGACCGAAGGCGTCCGCATCACGCGCCCCTTCTTCACCGACGACGACTGGGGAAGGCCCCTCGGCCGCGACGGGGCGCGGATCGATTTCGTGTTCCAGGATCCCTGGCAGGCCGACGACGACACCGACATCGAATACGTCTACCTGCACCTCCTCCACGAGGCGCGCTCGCTCCACCTCTCCCCCGCGCAGATCCGCGACGGATGGCGCGCGCACGTGAACGATTTCATCTGGGTCTCGAACCGGAGGGCGCGCGACCTCATGGAGCGCGGCGTCGCGCCGCCGGACACCAGCCATCCGGCGAACAATCCCGAGGGGCTGCACATCGACGCGCAGCTCACCACCGAGATCTTCGGCGCCCTCGCGCCGGGCATGCCCGAGCTCGCCTCGAGAATGGCGGACCTCCCCATCCGCGCCACCGCGCGTGATCACGCGGCGCACGCCGCTCGATTCCACGTCCTCTTGTTTTCCCTCGCCGCCACCGTCGATCCGGAAAAGCCGAGGCGCGAGGAGATCGTGCGTATCGTCCGCGAGGCGAGGCGTCACCTGCCGGACGAATCGAAGGCCGCCGACGTCATCAATTTCGTGCTCTCCGCCTATCTCTCGGCGAACGACAAGGACGACTGGGAGAGCACACGCGACGCCATCGCCCGTCGTTATCAGGAAGCGGCGCTCTTGCACGGATTCGTGTACCGAGGCTTCACGGAGTCCGCGATCAACCTGGCCGCGGGCCTCCTGGCCCTGCTCTTCGGCGAGGGGAACTTCATGCGCACCGTGCAAATCGGCGCCCTGTCCGGCTGGGACTCCGACAACGGCACGGCGACCATGGGCGCGCTCGTCGCGCTCCTCGGAGGCCTGCCCGAGCTCGAGGCCGCGTTCCCAGGGACACGATGGTCCGACCGTTACCACATTCATCGCACCCGCCCCACCCTGCCGGATCGAATGCCCGAGGACCCCGACGCCGAGGATACGTTCACGGGGATAACCCAGAGGATGGTCGAGCTCGTGGACCTCGCCGTGAAGGAGGGAGGCGGGGACGTGGGAGCGAGGGGGTGGACGATCCGGTGAGAGTGTCGAGAGCGGGGGACGAACTTGTGTCTCGCGCGAGGTTGGAAGACTCGCAAGGAGCTTTACACATCCCCGACTTCTCGCCTACCTTGCGCCAATGGCACACGTTCCAGGTTTGGAAGCTCGTGGACGATGGGGTCGCCGTACATTCCTCGCGGCCCTCGTGATCACGGTGGCGTCGTGCGCGACCGATGGCGCCCCGGGGAGCCTCCGCGAGGCATCGGAGCGGACGGAGCTCGATGGAACGGAGTCGCAGCGAGCCTGGGAATCGAAGGCCCGGGTGCAGAAGGAACTACGCGCGGCGTACGTGACAACGGTGCAGCAAGGGGCGTCGGGCGCGTACGCGGCGATCGCCCTCGCGCCGGGGCGTCTCCTTCTGGAGAACGGGGCGCAGCGGTTCGCGACGACGTTCGACCGGTGGGGGGCGTGGATCGCGTCGGACGAGGAGCCATGGTCCTTGTCGATACGCACGGCGGGGTTCGGCTGCGAGGAGGCGGTGCAAGGGGCGGAGGAGGCAGCGCCGGAGGCGGAGGGGAATCGGGTCCGCTACCGGCATGAAGGAATCGAGGCGTGGTACCTCAATGGTCCGCTGGGGCTCGAGCAGGGGTTCGTCCTCGCGGAGGCGCCCGAATGTGTCGGGACCAAAGTCGTGACGATCGAGGTCGACGGTGAGCTCTCCGCGCGGCTCGACGATCCGGATGGGGACGGGCGCGGCGAAGAAGTCCGGCTCGTGGATGGCGAGGGCCGGGCGGCGCTCTGGTATGCGGATCTCTACGTGAAGGACGCGACGGGGAAGGCATTGCCGGCGTGGCTCACGGTGGAGGCGGGGACGATCTCGATTCACGTGGACGACGCGGAGGCGACGTATCCGGTGGAGATCGATCCGCTGGTCGCGACCCTGCAGGCGAAGTTCTTGGCGAGCGACGGCGCGTCGGACGACCGCTTCGGTCGCAGCGTGTCGATCTCGGGAGACACGGCGCTCGTGGGGGCGTCGAACCACGACATCGGCGCGAACGTCAACCAAGGGGCAGCGTACGTCTTCGTTCGCAACGGAGGGACATGGACCCAGCAGGCCAAGCTCCTGGCCAGCGATGGCGCGGCAGACGACGTCTTCGGAGTGAGTGTATCCCTGGACGGGGACACGGCGCTCGTGGGGGCGTCGGGCCACGACATTGGCGCGAATGTCTCGCAAGGGGCGGCGTACGTCTTCGTTCGCAGCGGCGCGACGTGGACGCAGCAAGCCAAGCTCGTGGCCCCCGTCTCCGGATCCAAGGCGAACGATTTCTTCGGGAGCTCGGTCTCGTTGTCGGCGGACACGGCGCTCTTGGGGTGCCCGCGCTGCGACATCAGCGGCGCGACCGACAAGGGAGCAGCGTACGTGTTCGTTCGCAGCGGCACGGTATGGACCCAGCAGGCCAAGCTGGTGGCGCAGTACGGGTCGCCGGCCGATTACTTCGGCCAGAGCGTGTCGTTGTCGGGGGACCTGGCGGCCGTGGGTGCTCCCCACGCCCAGGAGAAATTCAACGTTCAGCAGGGTGAGGCATACACGTTCTTCCGCAGTGGAGCCACGTGGACCGAGAGCCCCTCCAATTTCGTGCTCAGCGACGGGGAGGCGTACGACAGGTTCGGCCAATCGGTCGCGGCGTCCGGGAACGTCGTGCTGGTGGGCGCTCCCGGGCACAGGATCGGCAGCCTGGCGGACGCAGGGGAGGTGCACGCGTACAGCTTCGCCCCCGGTTCTGGATGGAGTTTCGCGGGCATCCTCGTGGCCAGCGACCCTGCGGCGGGCGATCAATTCGGCGGTTCGATATCGCTCGCCGGGGACATGGCGGTCGTCGGCGCCAGCAGCGACGACGACAACGGAACGGATTCAGGGTCGGCCTACGTGTTCTCGCGCGCGGGCATCTCCTCGTGGACGCAGGAGTCCAAGCTCGTCGCCAGCGACGGAGCGGCGGGCGACTACTTCGGTCTTTCGACGGCGCTCTCGGGAGGTACGCTGCTCGTGGGGGCGGTTTTGGGGAGCAACGGCATCGGCGTCGACACAGGGGCGGTGTACGCGTACGTGCTCCAGAAACCCACGGGCGACGCCTGCGTGACGGCCAGCGACTGCCAGAGCGGCTTCTGCGTCGACGGCGTCTGCTGCGAGAGCGCTTGCGGCGGCGGCGCGCCGGATTGTCTGGCGTGCAGCGTGGCCGCGGGAGGCTCCGTGGACGGGACGTGCAGCGTGGCCGCGGCGAGCACCGAATGCCGCGCGGCGGCCGGTGCGTGTGACGTCGCGGAGACGTGCGACGGGACGAGCGCCGCCTGCCCCGCGGACACCCGGACCGCAGCGGGCACCGAATGCCGCGCGGCGGCCGGCGCGTGTGACGTCGCGGAGACGTGCGACGGGACGAGCGCCGCCTGCCCCGCGGACACCCGGGCCGGGGCGGGGACGACATGCCGCGCCCCCGCAGGCCCTTGCGACGCGGAGGAGGTCTGCGACGGGTCGAGCCCTTCGTGCCCCGCCGACACCTTCCTCCCCGTGAACACCGAATGCCGGGCCGCCACGGGCGCATGCGACGCTGCCGATCATTGCGACGGCGTGAGCGCCGCCTGCCCGAATGCCAAGAAGCCCCCCGGCGAGATGTGCCGCCCGTCGGCGGGCGATTGCGACATCTGGGAGATGTGCGACGGCGTCAGCGACGACTGCCCTCCGGACGTGAAGGCCGAGGCGGGCTTGCTCTGCCGTGAAAAGGCTGGCGCGTGTGACGTGGCCGAGTACTGCGATGGCACGAGCAACTCTTGCCCCGCGGATGGCAAGCATCCAGCGGGTGCGACATGCCGCTCTCCCGCCGGGCCATGTGACTCGGCAGAGACGTGCGACGGGACGAGCGACGCATGCCCGGCGGACGTGAAACTCCCGGCGAACTCCGTGTGCCGCGCGGCAGCGGGCCCATGCGACATCCAGGAGGTATGCAACGGGGCGAGCAACACGTGCCCGGCGGACGGCAAGAGGGCGTCGGGCTCCGTGTGCCGCGCCTCGGCGGGGTCTTGTGACGTCGCGGAGCAGTGCAACGGCTCGAGCAACACGTGCCCCGCGGACGCGAAGGTCGCGGCGGGCACGCAATGCCGCGCGGCGGCTGGCGCGTGCGACGTCGCCGAGGCTTGCGACGGGAATGCGAGCGATTGTCCTGCGGACGCGAAGGTCGCGGCGGGGACGGAGTGCCGCGCGGCGGCCGGCGCGTGCGACGTCGGCGAAGCGTGTAATGGCTCGAGCAATACGTGCCCCGCGGACGAGAAGGTCGCCGCCGGAACGACTTGCCGCGCCGCCGCGGGTGCGTGCGACGTCGGCGAGGCTTGCGACGGGAATGCGAGCGATTGCCCTGCGGACGAGAAGGTCGCGGCGGGGACGGAGTGCCGCGCGGCGGCCGGTGCGTGTGACGTCGGCGAGGCTTGCGACGGGAATGCGAGCGATTGCCCAGCGGACGGCAAGGTCGCCGCCGGGACGACGTGCCGCGCAGCGATGGGCCCCTGCGACGTCGCGGAGGCCTGCAATGGCGACGATCCGGCATGCCCCATGGACGCCGTCGCCGATGGGACCACGGAATGCCGTCCGGCGACGAGCGCCTGCGACCTCCCGGAAAAATGTGATGGTATCGGCAAAGGCTGCACGCCGGATCTGCTGGCGCCCGTGGGAGCCATCTGCCGGGGCGCCGCCGGTCCATGCGATGTCGCCGAGACGTGTACCGGGATCTCGCCGGATTGCCCCGCGGACGGCAGCGCGCCCGACGGCACGACGTGCAGCGGGGGCGCATGCGTCGGCGGCATGTGTATGAATAGTGGCGCCGGAGGCGCGGGCGGGACCGGCGGCGATGGCGGGACCGGCGGCGAGGGCGGCGAGGGCGGCGATGGCGGCACCGGCGGCGCGGGCGGCACCGGCGGCGCGGGCGGCACCGGCGGCGATGGCGGTGCCGGCGGCAGCGGCGGTGCGGGCGGGACCGGCGGTGCCGGCGGCAGCGGCGGCAACGGTTCGACCAGTAGCTCGACCGGCGGCAGTGGCGGCGGCTTTCCCGAATCCGACGGCGGTTGCGCTTGTCGCGCCACGGGGAGCACCTCGAGCGACTCCAGCCGAGGCACCGGCGAGCTCGCCCTCGCCTTGCTCGGCCTCGTCACCCTCCGACGGCGTCGCTCGGCGTGCGGCGGCTCCGCAGGGGGAGGTGATGTGGAACCAACCCGGTCGCAGATTCCCTCACGGTGACGCGGCCCTGCGATGCGCCGCTCGAAATGCTTCGACGCGCCGGACCGCGTTTCTCCGCAGGTTCACGTAAAAGAGCTGATACTCGATGGCGTGCCAGTTGTCGGGGCCCATCGTCCAGAGGAGCACCCCGCTCGCGAAATCGCGCGGCGGCAGCGGGCCCATCCGGGTGATCCAGACGTTTCCCTCCCGGCACGCCGCGTCGGCGAAGGCCGGGAGGACCGCGGGCGCCTCCGTATCGAAGAAGAGCGCGCCCTCGTGCAACGACGCCGGCGCCACCTCGCCGTCCGTCTTCCACGTGAGCGGATTGACGCAAATGCGCGAGGCCATGGAAGCCGGGGCTCCGGGCGCGTCCGGGTCCTTGAACTCGAAACCGTTGCGCTCGTAGCGCGGGCCTCGCACGTTCCAGGCGACCACGCAGCCCCACTGATCCTCGGACGCGCAGATCGGAATGGCCTCGCCGATCGTCTCCCGCCGGATCGGCCCTCCGATCAGGTACGCCGCGACGAGGTGCTCGGCGGGGGGTTTGCCCCAGATCCTCTCCCGGAGCAGGCGGGACGCGAGGACCGTCCCCTGGCTGTGCGACGCGAGGACGAACGGGCGGCCCTCGCCGCGCCGCGCGAGGAACGAATCAAACGCGGCGGCGACGTCACCAAAAGCAATGTCGAGCGCGCGATCACCCTCCGGGCTCGGCGCGACGAAGGCCTTGCCGTTGGCCTGACGATAACGCGGCGCATACACGGCGCAGCAGGCGTTGAACACGCTCGCCTGGATGAGCGTCGCCCCGCGCGCCGTCGCCCGGACGATCTCCGGGTCGTCGATCGGCGCGTTCCACCGCTTGGCGAGGGACGTCGTCGGATGGACGAAAAATACATCGGCGCTCTCCGCCCCGCGCGCCGCGGCCGGCAGCTCCGGCAAGGAGACGTCGGCGTCGTCCTCCCTCGTGGGGAGCGCGGCCCAGGAGGCGTCCTCGTCGTAGTCCGGCGCGGGAGGCGCGGCGCTCGGCTCGAAGGGCCCGGGGTCGAGGGCGACGAACAACCACCGATCGAGGGTAAAAAACGACAGGAACACGAGAAAGACGCCGAGCAGCACCACGGCCAGGAGGGCCCTACGCCACCGTCTCCGCCTGGATTCAGAGCCCATGCGCCGCGGGCTTCATCAGGGTGTAAAAACCGAACCCCAGCGTATCGCGGCCCCACGTGAGGTACGCCTCGTGCCAGGCGCGGATGCGGGCGGCCATCGCCGGCGTATCCGGGTCGGTCGGGTTCGCGTCGACGTACCGCTCGATGGCGGCGCAATAACGGCCCTCGTACGCGTCCCACTCGTCCTCGCTCGCGCACGCGGTCGAGAGCACGCGAAAACCAGCCTCCCGCGCGAGGCGCGTATTTCCGGCGTGCGTGTTCATCTCGTCCTCGGTCGCCCCGCCGAGCGCTTCGAGGTAACCGGGATCGGGCCGGCGTCGCCAGAAGCCGTCGGCGAAGAGCGCCACGCCGCCGGGAGCGAGGTGCGCGTACGCCCAGGCGAGCGCCTCGACGAACGTGCCGAGCGCCTGGCTCGATCCCATGCAGACGATCGCGTCGAAGCGCGCCGCGTCGCCCACCACGTCGGCGAGCGCCCGATCCACGAGGCGCACGCGCGCATCGAGGCCACGTCGCGAAGCTTCCGCGCGCGCAGCGGCGATGAAGGTCGAATTGATGTCGACGCCGAGGCCGTTCGCCGGGGAACGCTCGCAGAGGTCGAGGAGAAACCCCGCCCGGCCGCAGCCGATGTCGAGCACCTCCGCGCCCTCACGCAGCGCGAGCCCGTCGACGAGCCGCGTGGCCTTCTCGGCCGAGAGCGGGGAAAGGTAACGGTGCGTCGCGTGAGCGATCGTCGTGAACTTCAGTCGATCCGGGGCAGGTTGGGTCATGGCGTCGTGGCTCATGGCTGCGCCGCCGCGTGTGCCCCTGTCAAGCGTCGAGCACGTCGCCGCCCGCCACCCGATGCGGCTTGCGCGGCCCGTCCGCGGAGCCGACAATCGCGGCATGACGAAGCCCGAAGGCAAAGAGAAGCTCTACCAATCCGCCGACTTCGACAAGACGCCGCCGCGCCCGCGTGTCGTCATGCCGGAGAAGCTGATCCACCGCCAGGTCGAGGGCGACGGGCAACGCGACGCGTACTCCAAGGAGCGCAAGCACCCGGTCTTTTTCGTCGATCTGCCGACGCGTTGCATCAGCATGACGATCGGCCACCTCGACCCGGGCCAGTCCTCGAACCGCCACCGCCACACCTACGAGACCGTGCTCTACGTGCTCGAAGGCGAGGGCTACTCGGTCGTTCACGATCAGAAGATCGAGTGGAAGACCGGCGACGCCGTCTACATCCCCGTCTGGACCTGGCACAACCACGTCAACACCGGCGCGGGCCTCGCCCGCTACCTCGCCTGCGAGAACGCGCCCATCCTCCAGAACCTCGGCGGCGTCGCGCTCCGCGAGGAGCTGCCCGAGAAGGGCATGAAAGACCCCGAGTGATCCCGCGTCCCGCGCCGAGACGCGCGTAGTACGCTCGCGGGATGACGCGCCCACGCCTCCGCCTCCTCGCCGCTCTGCCCCTCCTCGCGCTCGCCGCCTCCGGCTGCTCCAAGGACGAACCCAACCCGAACGCGGCCCCCATCTCCTCGTCGCTCGCCGCCGCGAAGCCGCAGACCGACGCGGGCAAACCGTACGCCGTCGAAGCCGCCGGCGCGAAGGTGGGCTTCACGATGGATGCGCCCATCGAGAAGATCTTCGGCGAGGCAGACGGCTCGATCTCGGGCGAGCTCTTCGTCGACGCGGAGGACGTCACGCGCTCGACGGGGCTCGTGAAGATCGACCTCGACAAACTCGTGATCTTTCAGCAGAAGCGCGCGGACGAGGCGTCCACGTTCGGCGAGCGGACGAAGAGCGACACGCAGAACGAGCACGCGCGCAACTGGCTCGGCATCGGCAAGGACGTCGGCGAGGCGGAGAAGCAGAAGCACCGCTTCATCGAGTTCAAGCTCTCGAAGATCGAGACGGCGGGACCCAAGGGCGTCGCGGGCCTCTCGGGCGCCGAGCGCACGATGAAGCTCGACGTCACGGGCGACTTCCGCCTGCACGAGCGCACGGTGCAGAAGAAGGCGGAGCTCGAGGTCACGTTCGTGATGGAGGGCGACAAGGTGACGGCGCTCCGCGTGAGGTCGACGAAGCCCATCGCCGTGAACCTGGAGGAGCACGACGTGCGCCCGCGCGACACGCTCGGCGTGATCCTGCAGAAGACCACGGACGAGCTCGCGACGCTCGGCAAGAAGGTCTCGAAGGACGCGATGGTGTCGCTCGACTTCCAGGCCAAGCCGAGGTGACGTGATGGGCGCGCCGGTGGATCGTATCGTTGGTGTGGACACGCACGTCCTGCGCGTGCCCTCGCCCGGCGGCCCCAGGGATCGGGGTCCCGTCGCGCGGCGGGCGTTGGTTCGCGCGCGAGGCTGTGATATCCGTCTTTGTGCGTCCGGGCGAAGGCTTTCCACTCGTGCGAGAGTGCGCGCTCTCCGCGGACGAACAGGGTCGCGATGAGCTACGTCGTCAGATCGGGGGATACGCTTGGTGCGATCGCCAGCCGCAACGGCACGACGGTGCAGGCGATCATGGCCGCAAACCCGCAGATCAAGAATCCGAACATGATCTCGGTGGGCCAGCAGCTCAACCTTCCGGGAGGCGGCGGCGGCGCCATCCCGTCTGCGCCATCTGCGCCATCGATACCAGCGCCGAGCTCGTACACGGTTCGCTCGGGCGACACGCTGGGCGCGATCGCGAACCGGAACGGCACCACGGTCAACGAGATCATGGCTGCCAACCCGCAGATCCGGAACCCGAACCAGATCTCGCCGGGCCAGAAGATCAACCTGCCGGGAGGATCAAACGGAGGCGGCGCGCCGCAGCCGCAGCGCCCGCCGCAGCAGCAGCCGCCCACGCAGCAGCAACCCGCGCCTGCGCAACAAGGAGGCAGCTCGCTCGGCACGCCGCCCGCGACGGGGCCGTGGGAGCTGCCGGACGTGGGGCCGGCGCGCAGGCTCGCCGCCGGCGATTTCGAGGCCGCGGCGCGCGAGCTCCAGTGCGAGACCGCCGCGGTGCGCGCCGTGGCCGAGGTCGAGTCGGGCGGACGAACGGGCTTCGACGACAATCGGCGTCCGAAGATCCTCTTCGAGATCCACCACTTCAAGAGGCTCACGGGCGGCCGCTACGATCGCAGCCACCCGCACCTCTCCGCGCCGTACTCGAGCCCGAACCGGCGCGCGAGCTACAA
This genomic interval carries:
- a CDS encoding ADP-ribosylglycohydrolase family protein; translated protein: MGFVRTRRVGHLLVLSALACLTGCGRRAGADTTERRESLGMPAQAPIHLDRATYAERLRAMWIGGCLANWTGLRTEGVRITRPFFTDDDWGRPLGRDGARIDFVFQDPWQADDDTDIEYVYLHLLHEARSLHLSPAQIRDGWRAHVNDFIWVSNRRARDLMERGVAPPDTSHPANNPEGLHIDAQLTTEIFGALAPGMPELASRMADLPIRATARDHAAHAARFHVLLFSLAATVDPEKPRREEIVRIVREARRHLPDESKAADVINFVLSAYLSANDKDDWESTRDAIARRYQEAALLHGFVYRGFTESAINLAAGLLALLFGEGNFMRTVQIGALSGWDSDNGTATMGALVALLGGLPELEAAFPGTRWSDRYHIHRTRPTLPDRMPEDPDAEDTFTGITQRMVELVDLAVKEGGGDVGARGWTIR
- a CDS encoding DUF3089 domain-containing protein, which gives rise to MVLLGVFLVFLSFFTLDRWLFVALDPGPFEPSAAPPAPDYDEDASWAALPTREDDADVSLPELPAAARGAESADVFFVHPTTSLAKRWNAPIDDPEIVRATARGATLIQASVFNACCAVYAPRYRQANGKAFVAPSPEGDRALDIAFGDVAAAFDSFLARRGEGRPFVLASHSQGTVLASRLLRERIWGKPPAEHLVAAYLIGGPIRRETIGEAIPICASEDQWGCVVAWNVRGPRYERNGFEFKDPDAPGAPASMASRICVNPLTWKTDGEVAPASLHEGALFFDTEAPAVLPAFADAACREGNVWITRMGPLPPRDFASGVLLWTMGPDNWHAIEYQLFYVNLRRNAVRRVEAFRAAHRRAASP
- a CDS encoding SAM-dependent methyltransferase, with the translated sequence MTQPAPDRLKFTTIAHATHRYLSPLSAEKATRLVDGLALREGAEVLDIGCGRAGFLLDLCERSPANGLGVDINSTFIAAARAEASRRGLDARVRLVDRALADVVGDAARFDAIVCMGSSQALGTFVEALAWAYAHLAPGGVALFADGFWRRRPDPGYLEALGGATEDEMNTHAGNTRLAREAGFRVLSTACASEDEWDAYEGRYCAAIERYVDANPTDPDTPAMAARIRAWHEAYLTWGRDTLGFGFYTLMKPAAHGL
- a CDS encoding cupin domain-containing protein — protein: MTKPEGKEKLYQSADFDKTPPRPRVVMPEKLIHRQVEGDGQRDAYSKERKHPVFFVDLPTRCISMTIGHLDPGQSSNRHRHTYETVLYVLEGEGYSVVHDQKIEWKTGDAVYIPVWTWHNHVNTGAGLARYLACENAPILQNLGGVALREELPEKGMKDPE
- a CDS encoding YceI family protein — translated: MTRPRLRLLAALPLLALAASGCSKDEPNPNAAPISSSLAAAKPQTDAGKPYAVEAAGAKVGFTMDAPIEKIFGEADGSISGELFVDAEDVTRSTGLVKIDLDKLVIFQQKRADEASTFGERTKSDTQNEHARNWLGIGKDVGEAEKQKHRFIEFKLSKIETAGPKGVAGLSGAERTMKLDVTGDFRLHERTVQKKAELEVTFVMEGDKVTALRVRSTKPIAVNLEEHDVRPRDTLGVILQKTTDELATLGKKVSKDAMVSLDFQAKPR
- a CDS encoding N-acetylmuramidase domain-containing protein, which gives rise to MSYVVRSGDTLGAIASRNGTTVQAIMAANPQIKNPNMISVGQQLNLPGGGGGAIPSAPSAPSIPAPSSYTVRSGDTLGAIANRNGTTVNEIMAANPQIRNPNQISPGQKINLPGGSNGGGAPQPQRPPQQQPPTQQQPAPAQQGGSSLGTPPATGPWELPDVGPARRLAAGDFEAAARELQCETAAVRAVAEVESGGRTGFDDNRRPKILFEIHHFKRLTGGRYDRSHPHLSAPYSSPNRRASYKKNQWTVIREAFALDPDAAVKSASWGMFQVMGFNHADVGWSNVRQFVYDMYESEAQHMRAFLGFCRTNNLVRHIRSKNWASFARGYNGPDYASNAYHTKMANAYARYSRG